In Planctomycetia bacterium, one DNA window encodes the following:
- a CDS encoding NAD-dependent epimerase/dehydratase family protein, with protein MPVLRARYGDRAVIGVSSRDYDLMNPAACREMFETHRPDVFVHLAAYSGGIGANRTYPADFYFRNTILTAHGFQYAAEFNVKKMVYPMGGCSYPATARSPIDEAQMWEGYPQAESAGYSAAKKMGLVASQSYRQQYGLKTSVVIPGNLYGEYDNFSRLDSHVVPAMLRRYYEAKLDGAPKVVMWGSGRPTRDFVYAADVAAVFPFFIEEYDSTEPVNISSGTTTSIRELAETIRTITGYDGQIEWDMTKPDGQMFKIFDVSRLHGLGLTCATPLVEGLRRTFAWFSRHYADQSDGIRL; from the coding sequence ATGCCCGTGCTGCGTGCGCGCTACGGCGACCGCGCCGTCATCGGCGTCAGCAGCCGTGATTACGACCTGATGAATCCGGCCGCCTGTCGCGAGATGTTCGAGACACACCGACCCGATGTCTTCGTCCACCTCGCGGCTTATTCCGGCGGCATCGGCGCAAATCGCACCTACCCGGCCGACTTTTACTTTCGCAACACGATCCTGACCGCTCATGGGTTTCAATACGCGGCGGAGTTCAACGTCAAAAAGATGGTTTACCCCATGGGCGGCTGCTCGTACCCCGCCACGGCGCGCAGCCCCATCGACGAAGCGCAGATGTGGGAGGGTTATCCGCAGGCTGAAAGCGCCGGCTACTCCGCCGCCAAGAAAATGGGCCTCGTCGCGAGCCAGTCCTATCGCCAGCAATACGGATTGAAGACATCAGTAGTAATACCGGGCAACCTGTACGGCGAGTATGACAACTTCTCCCGGCTCGACTCGCACGTCGTGCCGGCCATGCTGCGACGCTACTACGAAGCGAAACTGGACGGCGCGCCGAAGGTCGTCATGTGGGGCAGCGGTCGGCCCACGCGGGACTTTGTCTACGCCGCCGACGTGGCCGCGGTGTTCCCTTTCTTCATCGAGGAATACGACTCAACCGAACCGGTCAACATCTCCAGCGGCACGACAACGTCGATCCGCGAACTGGCGGAGACGATCCGCACGATCACCGGCTACGACGGCCAGATCGAATGGGACATGACCAAACCCGACGGCCAGATGTTCAAGATTTTTGACGTGAGCCGATTGCACGGGCTGGGGCTGACGTGCGCGACGCCATTGGTCGAAGGCCTCCGCCGCACGTTTGCCTGGTTCAGTCGGCACTACGCGGATCAGTCCGATGGCATTCGACTCTGA
- a CDS encoding glycosyltransferase: MKVACLSNISIGYGTPQIVYLTQSLARYAGDARPLLIENDQPERPARHGQYPDLDIRRVPSPHHPYSRLGAVRYLNTASEMLDAHQPDILILPSTYCLPALWLMKHRPRFVIYYVLEMPDAFGFTRDEFRLNLYSTDRIDLAIYPEPNRAKIHIDTFGLHHVPGLILFNAPPRDDLLPLPSSERNGRLLYQGTIHEKLTRGDFFLDDVVQGLPIDLYGIVDSRDDTFRDGIIKGRKGVRYKGYVDNVALRALRRHYAFSIVYWNPINDNQKFACPNKFFESIADGVPPISAPHPQCRMLTEQYQLGLVMDDWSQESFTRSLEQAVELIGTPRYERMVRNCREAFERELNWDTQFEKVARMLDRMQERKQGVA, from the coding sequence ATGAAAGTGGCCTGCCTCTCCAACATCAGCATCGGCTACGGCACGCCGCAGATTGTGTACCTCACGCAATCGCTGGCCCGATACGCGGGTGACGCCCGACCCCTTCTGATCGAGAACGATCAGCCCGAGCGCCCGGCGCGCCACGGCCAGTACCCGGACCTCGACATTCGTCGCGTGCCTTCGCCGCACCATCCCTACTCTCGCCTCGGCGCGGTGCGCTATCTCAACACGGCCAGCGAGATGCTCGACGCGCATCAGCCGGATATCCTGATCCTGCCCAGTACGTACTGCCTGCCCGCGCTGTGGTTGATGAAGCACCGGCCGCGTTTCGTCATTTACTACGTACTCGAAATGCCCGATGCGTTCGGTTTCACGCGCGACGAGTTCCGATTGAACCTCTACTCGACGGACCGGATCGACCTCGCCATCTATCCCGAGCCGAACCGCGCGAAGATTCACATCGACACATTCGGCTTGCATCACGTGCCCGGACTGATCCTGTTCAACGCTCCCCCGCGAGACGATCTGCTACCGCTGCCATCTTCCGAACGCAACGGACGACTGCTTTATCAGGGGACGATTCACGAAAAACTCACGCGTGGCGACTTCTTTCTCGACGACGTCGTACAGGGATTGCCCATCGATCTTTACGGCATCGTTGACAGCCGCGACGACACGTTCCGCGACGGCATCATCAAGGGCCGTAAAGGCGTGCGCTACAAGGGATATGTCGACAACGTCGCGCTCCGCGCGCTGCGAAGGCATTACGCATTCAGCATTGTCTACTGGAACCCGATCAACGACAACCAGAAGTTCGCCTGTCCCAATAAGTTCTTTGAGTCCATCGCCGACGGGGTGCCGCCGATCAGCGCGCCGCATCCGCAATGCCGGATGCTGACGGAGCAATATCAGCTCGGTCTGGTCATGGACGACTGGTCGCAGGAGAGTTTCACCCGCTCGCTCGAACAGGCCGTGGAGCTGATCGGCACGCCGCGTTACGAGCGGATGGTACGCAATTGCCGCGAGGCGTTTGAACGCGAGTTGAACTGGGACACGCAATTTGAAAAGGTCGCGCGGATGCTGGATCGAATGCAGGAACGCAAACAAGGCGTTGCTTAA
- a CDS encoding NAD(P)-dependent oxidoreductase: MIVFVLGGRGFVGSAFVRWLTARDIACEIVSRDNWDAFAGRRCDVLINAAGNSKKFLSDRDPAADFDATVRATFDSLHRFKFDRYVLCSSCDVYDDYADPGRTREDAPIDPMRQSRYGFHKQLAEHLVRYEANQPLIIRFGGFVGPGLKKNPIFDILRGGPLWLHPDSRLQYLHTDEAARIVWQLVESGRWGETVNVCGDGVVRLADVIARVGQPVTVQPDSPTVHYEINIDKLRGWMPVPRSEQAVFAFVDAEKQPPRG; this comes from the coding sequence ATGATCGTATTCGTCCTGGGCGGCAGAGGTTTCGTCGGCAGCGCCTTCGTGCGATGGCTCACCGCGCGCGACATCGCGTGCGAGATCGTGTCGCGCGACAACTGGGACGCCTTCGCCGGCCGACGTTGTGACGTGCTGATCAACGCCGCCGGCAACTCTAAGAAGTTTCTCTCTGACCGTGATCCGGCGGCCGATTTCGACGCAACCGTGCGCGCGACCTTCGACTCACTGCACCGATTCAAGTTCGACCGTTATGTGCTGTGCTCCTCCTGCGACGTGTACGACGACTACGCCGATCCAGGCCGCACGCGCGAGGACGCCCCCATCGATCCCATGCGGCAAAGCCGCTATGGCTTTCACAAACAACTCGCCGAGCACCTCGTGCGATACGAAGCGAACCAACCGCTGATCATTCGTTTCGGCGGATTCGTCGGACCCGGTCTCAAGAAGAACCCCATCTTCGATATCCTGCGCGGCGGGCCGCTCTGGCTCCACCCTGACAGCCGGCTGCAATATCTTCACACCGACGAAGCCGCCAGAATTGTCTGGCAACTGGTCGAATCCGGTCGCTGGGGCGAGACGGTCAACGTCTGCGGAGACGGCGTCGTGCGACTCGCGGATGTCATCGCGCGCGTCGGCCAACCCGTGACCGTGCAGCCCGACAGCCCGACCGTGCATTACGAAATCAACATCGACAAGCTGCGCGGCTGGATGCCCGTGCCGCGTTCGGAACAGGCCGTCTTCGCCTTTGTCGACGCCGAAAAGCAACCGCCTCGCGGGTGA
- a CDS encoding PEP-CTERM sorting domain-containing protein (PEP-CTERM proteins occur, often in large numbers, in the proteomes of bacteria that also encode an exosortase, a predicted intramembrane cysteine proteinase. The presence of a PEP-CTERM domain at a protein's C-terminus predicts cleavage within the sorting domain, followed by covalent anchoring to some some component of the (usually Gram-negative) cell surface. Many PEP-CTERM proteins exhibit an unusual sequence composition that includes large numbers of potential glycosylation sites. Expression of one such protein has been shown restore the ability of a bacterium to form floc, a type of biofilm.), whose protein sequence is MRIVNGTAIRYDLWLRDAEGSATSLTISQTSIAGSPFSIPLILTENNSGGFLLRIHAESSAQVPANENVGHFMHSFVLTQTIAQTSGTQNIIAASYYGFEGTGPLTDPGYGTRFASVDNNQLIRHVFLYQEWNNPVIRITNTPEPTTAAMLLALALLLRRRRVNQPANHAVNPPCHGSCQKAPSGI, encoded by the coding sequence TTGAGAATAGTCAACGGAACAGCAATTCGCTATGACTTATGGCTGCGGGATGCAGAGGGCTCTGCAACCAGCTTAACTATCAGTCAAACATCAATCGCCGGATCGCCATTCTCGATCCCTCTTATCCTCACCGAGAACAACTCGGGGGGCTTCCTCTTGAGGATTCACGCAGAATCGTCGGCACAGGTTCCCGCAAACGAGAACGTTGGGCACTTCATGCACAGTTTCGTTTTGACCCAAACTATCGCGCAGACGAGCGGGACACAAAACATCATCGCCGCGTCTTATTATGGCTTCGAAGGAACCGGGCCGCTCACAGACCCCGGCTATGGCACACGATTCGCGTCGGTTGACAACAACCAACTGATTAGACATGTCTTCCTGTATCAAGAGTGGAACAATCCCGTCATTCGAATCACGAACACCCCCGAACCCACCACGGCCGCGATGCTCCTCGCCCTGGCGCTGCTGCTGCGACGGCGGCGCGTGAACCAACCCGCGAATCACGCCGTAAATCCGCCCTGCCACGGCAGTTGCCAGAAGGCGCCGTCCGGCATATAG
- a CDS encoding glycosyltransferase codes for MTHSVDKSTGIIVSLAAVAWDFPLVGRTRMLHEAWHRAGRESIFVEAPHSWRAAIRRALRGPPPAPIPVIRPRPTWPARFWHQLGEPRVRRALRRRADSLRHRLGSRLDWSRATVIVVTPAWLPWLDALPFGRVIYDCIDDLAVHAPHPGLRRMIEAWERELIVRADAAVVTATSLGDRLRTQRPDLRIELIQNAADVERFQRLAASSPRPADLPTGRPILGFVGALFEWIDFDLIEQTARRARGWQLVLIGPTDSPARLRALQELPNVTWLGPRDPREVPAYVAAFDACWAPFRPIAVSMAANPVKLYEYLALGKPTLTTAVADMARFGETIGVVHNVDDVMEALRRVDTESADSTEKRRRFAADNDWNARAGQYACFIEALSR; via the coding sequence GTGACGCATTCGGTTGACAAGTCGACTGGCATCATCGTCTCGCTCGCGGCGGTCGCGTGGGACTTTCCGCTCGTCGGCCGCACCCGCATGTTGCATGAAGCATGGCATCGTGCCGGACGCGAATCCATCTTTGTCGAGGCGCCGCATTCCTGGCGCGCCGCGATCCGACGCGCGCTGCGCGGTCCACCGCCCGCGCCAATTCCCGTCATCCGGCCCCGGCCTACCTGGCCCGCGCGGTTCTGGCATCAGCTCGGCGAGCCGCGCGTGCGCCGCGCGCTGCGACGCCGCGCTGATTCACTTCGACACCGGCTCGGTTCGCGGCTCGATTGGTCGCGCGCCACCGTCATCGTCGTCACGCCAGCTTGGCTGCCCTGGCTGGACGCCTTGCCCTTTGGCCGCGTTATTTATGACTGCATCGACGACCTCGCCGTCCACGCGCCGCACCCCGGACTGCGCCGAATGATCGAAGCATGGGAACGCGAATTGATCGTCCGTGCAGATGCCGCCGTCGTGACAGCTACGTCGCTGGGCGATCGGCTGCGAACCCAACGGCCGGACCTGCGCATCGAACTCATTCAAAACGCAGCGGACGTCGAGCGATTCCAGCGCCTCGCGGCTTCATCCCCGCGCCCCGCCGATTTGCCAACCGGTCGACCGATCCTCGGCTTTGTTGGAGCGCTTTTCGAATGGATCGACTTCGATCTGATCGAGCAAACCGCGCGGCGCGCGAGAGGCTGGCAGCTCGTCCTCATCGGACCAACCGATTCACCTGCGCGCCTGCGAGCGTTGCAAGAACTGCCCAACGTTACGTGGCTCGGTCCGCGCGACCCGCGCGAGGTGCCGGCCTACGTCGCAGCGTTCGACGCATGCTGGGCGCCGTTCCGGCCGATCGCCGTCTCGATGGCGGCCAATCCCGTCAAGCTTTACGAATACCTCGCGCTGGGCAAGCCAACCTTGACGACGGCCGTCGCTGACATGGCCCGTTTTGGCGAAACCATCGGTGTCGTCCACAATGTGGACGACGTAATGGAAGCCTTGCGCAGAGTTGACACCGAGTCGGCCGACTCAACCGAGAAGCGTCGACGTTTCGCCGCAGACAACGACTGGAATGCCCGGGCAGGTCAATACGCTTGTTTCATTGAGGCTTTGTCACGATGA
- a CDS encoding GHMP kinase: MILCKTPLRVSFLGGGTDFPEYYRANGGGAVLGTAIDKFLYHSVMPFHSRLFDYSVRIAYRRVECVQSVDHIEHAPFREVLRHVGIRRDVEISVTSDLPSFSGLGSSSSFVVGLLNALHAFGGRAVTKLDLAQQAIRIERETLREAVGCQDQVFAAFGGCNLVEFTATDDILVHRIPLKRAQLEELESMLLMFYTGIGRKAVDLEAKKISNIAKLTDHLREMRRLVDEGYRVLTGGAPLSALGGLLDQAWRLKKQLESGVSNSAIDGMYAAGMEAGALGGKILGAGGGGFMLFCVPQERQAAVRAALAAHYEIPIALNAPGSQIVHA, from the coding sequence ATGATACTCTGCAAGACGCCGCTTCGCGTGAGCTTCCTCGGAGGCGGCACGGATTTCCCTGAATACTATCGCGCGAACGGTGGCGGCGCGGTCCTCGGCACCGCGATCGACAAGTTCCTCTACCACTCGGTCATGCCGTTTCACTCGCGGCTGTTCGATTATTCGGTGCGCATCGCCTACCGCCGCGTCGAATGCGTTCAAAGCGTCGATCACATCGAACACGCTCCCTTCCGCGAAGTGCTGCGGCACGTCGGCATCCGTCGCGACGTGGAAATCAGCGTCACATCGGACCTGCCGTCGTTCTCCGGACTCGGCTCATCGTCCAGCTTTGTCGTCGGCCTGCTGAACGCGCTGCATGCCTTCGGCGGCAGAGCCGTCACCAAGCTGGACCTCGCGCAGCAGGCGATCCGAATCGAACGCGAAACGCTGCGCGAAGCCGTCGGCTGTCAGGACCAGGTCTTCGCCGCGTTCGGCGGGTGCAATCTCGTCGAGTTCACCGCGACGGACGACATCCTCGTTCACCGCATTCCCCTCAAGCGGGCACAGCTCGAAGAACTCGAGTCGATGCTGCTGATGTTTTACACCGGCATCGGACGCAAGGCCGTCGATCTGGAGGCGAAGAAAATCAGCAACATCGCAAAATTGACCGATCATCTGCGCGAAATGCGCCGGCTCGTGGATGAAGGCTATCGCGTCCTGACTGGCGGCGCGCCGCTCTCCGCGCTGGGCGGCCTGCTGGATCAAGCCTGGCGACTCAAAAAACAACTGGAGTCCGGCGTCAGCAACAGCGCGATCGACGGCATGTACGCCGCCGGTATGGAGGCCGGCGCCCTCGGCGGAAAAATCCTCGGCGCGGGCGGTGGCGGTTTCATGCTCTTCTGTGTCCCGCAGGAGCGACAGGCGGCCGTGCGCGCGGCCCTTGCGGCGCACTATGAGATTCCCATCGCCTTGAACGCCCCGGGCAGCCAGATCGTTCACGCGTGA
- a CDS encoding UbiA family prenyltransferase yields the protein MSVVRNLQTWGEMVKFSHSVFALPFALVATVMAGRNLPAGHASAGQFALIILCMVAARSFAMTFNRIADADFDARNPRTASRPIPTGRISRRSAWIFLIAFALLFTAGCYGFLHSFGNRWPLILSLPTLAALAGYSYAKRFTPLAHFILGMAISFAPVAAWIAIHPASLGSGPPFLLMAAVMSWITGFDIIYACQDIDIDRREQLNSIPAALGIGPALLVSRGCHVMCIAMLVGFGLVCHLGWIYWSGLGITAVLLAAEQAVVRPNDLSRVNLAFFTLNGCVSLLFAAAAITDILLTTRATA from the coding sequence ATGAGCGTTGTGCGAAATTTGCAAACCTGGGGCGAGATGGTGAAGTTCTCGCACTCCGTCTTCGCGCTGCCGTTTGCGCTGGTCGCCACCGTCATGGCAGGCCGAAACCTCCCTGCGGGTCACGCCTCGGCGGGCCAGTTCGCGCTGATCATTCTCTGCATGGTCGCGGCGCGAAGCTTCGCCATGACCTTCAATCGCATCGCCGATGCCGACTTCGACGCGCGCAACCCGCGCACCGCCTCGCGCCCGATCCCCACCGGCCGCATCTCGCGCCGCAGCGCGTGGATATTCCTCATCGCCTTCGCCTTGCTCTTTACCGCCGGCTGTTACGGCTTCCTGCACTCCTTCGGCAACCGCTGGCCGCTGATTCTCTCCCTCCCCACCCTCGCCGCGCTGGCGGGCTACTCCTACGCCAAGCGATTCACGCCGCTGGCACATTTCATCCTCGGAATGGCCATCTCCTTCGCCCCGGTTGCCGCCTGGATCGCCATTCACCCCGCCTCCCTCGGAAGCGGGCCGCCCTTTCTGCTCATGGCCGCCGTCATGAGCTGGATCACCGGCTTCGACATCATCTACGCTTGTCAGGATATTGACATCGACCGGCGCGAGCAGTTGAACTCCATCCCCGCCGCGCTCGGCATCGGCCCCGCCCTGCTCGTCTCGCGAGGCTGTCACGTCATGTGCATCGCCATGCTTGTCGGGTTCGGTCTCGTCTGCCACCTCGGCTGGATCTACTGGTCCGGCCTGGGCATCACCGCCGTCTTGCTCGCCGCCGAGCAGGCCGTCGTCCGCCCCAATGACCTCTCCCGAGTCAACCTCGCATTCTTCACACTCAACGGCTGCGTCAGCCTGCTCTTCGCCGCTGCGGCGATCACCGACATCCTCCTGACCACCCGTGCGACCGCCTGA